Proteins from a single region of Campylobacter concisus:
- the secG gene encoding preprotein translocase subunit SecG, whose product MSLIFLILQFVLAVVITIAVLLQKSSSIGLGAYSGSNESLFGAKGPAGFLAKFTFVVGVLFILNTLALGYFYNKDLKRSIVDSVDSKSLVIPKSNDVPPAPSAPQTPAK is encoded by the coding sequence GTGAGTTTAATATTTTTAATCTTGCAATTTGTTTTAGCTGTCGTTATCACGATCGCAGTTTTACTCCAAAAGAGCTCATCTATCGGTCTTGGAGCATACAGTGGAAGCAACGAGAGCCTTTTTGGAGCAAAAGGACCAGCTGGATTTTTAGCTAAATTTACCTTTGTGGTAGGCGTTTTGTTTATCCTAAACACACTTGCACTTGGATACTTCTATAATAAAGATCTAAAACGCTCTATCGTTGATAGCGTCGATAGTAAATCTCTAGTCATACCAAAGTCAAACGACGTACCACCAGCTCCTAGTGCACCACAAACTCCAGCAAAATAA
- a CDS encoding aspartate carbamoyltransferase codes for MDILAEVESIINPAESKIYIDTIRATFFKKAIIQKTYTKIELLDLIARKYGKKWLKLDKQTEKAIKIERRYEFRDYEIVNIYMLSDLPIFYATLKNAGNEPQKALFEVYGLRQYNKTPPPKELIAELLGVINNVSSLDLCFDKDSPFNLDPFCDEVISFENTKYLKNNDVLARVYFYDKAKKNNLNLPIYRAEAVVSINPKSKDNPLPLKQRLNLQLPYALDEFKSILDKTTKEQGTNKSYKSKENKRELRA; via the coding sequence GTGGATATTTTAGCAGAAGTTGAGAGCATTATCAACCCAGCCGAGAGCAAAATTTACATAGACACGATAAGGGCTACATTTTTCAAAAAAGCTATCATTCAAAAGACCTATACAAAAATAGAGCTTTTAGACTTAATCGCTCGAAAATATGGCAAAAAATGGCTAAAGCTGGATAAGCAGACAGAAAAAGCCATCAAGATAGAACGCCGTTATGAGTTTCGAGATTATGAGATAGTTAATATTTATATGCTTAGCGACTTGCCTATTTTCTACGCCACGCTAAAAAACGCAGGCAATGAGCCACAAAAGGCGTTATTTGAAGTTTATGGACTTAGGCAATACAATAAGACACCACCACCAAAAGAGTTAATAGCGGAGCTCCTAGGCGTGATAAATAACGTTTCATCTCTTGACCTTTGTTTTGATAAGGATAGCCCCTTTAACCTTGACCCCTTTTGCGATGAGGTTATTAGCTTTGAAAATACCAAGTATCTAAAAAACAACGATGTATTAGCTAGAGTGTATTTTTATGACAAGGCAAAAAAGAATAATCTAAACTTGCCTATCTACCGAGCTGAAGCCGTAGTAAGCATAAATCCCAAAAGCAAAGATAACCCCTTGCCTCTCAAACAAAGGCTAAATTTGCAACTCCCATACGCCCTAGATGAGTTTAAATCCATACTGGATAAGACCACGAAAGAGCAAGGCACGAACAAGTCCTACAAGTCAAAAGAGAATAAAAGAGAGCTAAGAGCATAA
- a CDS encoding TIGR01777 family oxidoreductase, which produces MKIAINGTSGFVGSNLCEFLASKGHEILKIKREIYADISALTEILQECDALINLAGANISQRWSQSYKNELFNSRIASTKNLVLALSKTSKKPKIFISTSAVGIYESGLIHDESSQNFNKGFLGKLAVAWENEALKASELGVKTAIFRLGVVLGRGVDGKTGGALAKMLPIFKLGLGGVLAGGKQSFSWVHLDDLLKAYELVLNREISGIFNLVSPEFATNESFTKALANTLKRPAIFNVPSFVLQLKFGEGSAILLEGADVRPVNLLKQGFEFKFGDLNAALSEILS; this is translated from the coding sequence TTGAAAATAGCGATAAATGGCACGAGTGGTTTTGTTGGCTCAAATTTGTGTGAGTTTTTAGCTTCAAAAGGGCATGAAATTTTAAAAATAAAGCGTGAGATTTATGCGGATATTTCAGCTTTGACTGAGATTTTGCAAGAGTGTGATGCTCTAATAAATTTAGCTGGTGCAAACATCTCGCAAAGATGGAGTCAAAGCTATAAAAATGAGCTTTTTAATAGCCGAATTGCAAGTACGAAAAACCTTGTTTTGGCACTTTCAAAGACTTCAAAAAAGCCCAAAATTTTCATCTCAACTTCGGCGGTTGGCATTTATGAGAGCGGTTTAATACACGATGAAAGTTCGCAGAATTTTAATAAAGGATTTTTGGGAAAATTGGCGGTGGCTTGGGAAAATGAAGCGTTAAAGGCCAGTGAGCTTGGCGTGAAAACGGCGATTTTTAGGCTTGGCGTAGTGCTTGGCAGAGGGGTTGATGGCAAAACGGGCGGTGCTTTGGCTAAGATGTTGCCGATTTTTAAGCTAGGTCTTGGCGGCGTTTTGGCAGGCGGAAAGCAGAGCTTTTCGTGGGTGCATCTGGACGATTTGCTAAAAGCTTATGAGCTTGTGCTAAATCGTGAAATTTCAGGCATTTTTAACCTTGTTTCGCCAGAATTTGCTACCAATGAAAGCTTCACAAAGGCCCTTGCAAACACACTTAAACGCCCAGCCATTTTTAATGTCCCAAGCTTTGTTTTGCAGCTAAAATTTGGCGAAGGCTCGGCGATATTGCTTGAAGGTGCAGATGTGCGAC
- a CDS encoding polysaccharide deacetylase family protein — protein sequence MIKTLLASFLTLTFALADAHILVYHRFDDPRHTSTDISIKNLREQFEYFKNNGYEVVKLSKLVDAVNAGEKIPDNWIVITVDDGYKSFYDKALSVFKEYNYPFALMLYVEASANKYGDYLDFDQIKELEAYGEIGYHSYAHPRMTKLSDEALREDFQKGVETFEKHMGYKPKYFAVPYGEIDNRVVSLAKEFGFLALLNQNSGAVSDKSDVYDLYRTPVMNGTKIALTFNSKFLNAQWIFPDSYPQNNAIDKLIIKTDTNASEGSFFMTGFNGFKKVPMTNGIFECKFNPPLDKRKVLISLKVDHQRSTKLLIKDINAK from the coding sequence ATGATAAAAACACTTTTAGCGTCATTCTTGACGCTAACATTTGCTTTAGCAGACGCTCATATTTTAGTCTATCATCGCTTTGACGATCCAAGACATACAAGCACTGATATTTCTATTAAAAATTTAAGAGAGCAGTTTGAATATTTCAAAAATAATGGCTATGAAGTCGTTAAACTCTCAAAGCTAGTCGATGCTGTAAATGCTGGCGAAAAAATACCTGATAACTGGATCGTCATCACTGTAGATGATGGTTATAAAAGTTTCTATGACAAGGCCCTTAGTGTATTTAAAGAGTACAACTATCCATTTGCACTAATGCTTTATGTGGAAGCCAGTGCAAATAAATATGGCGATTATTTGGATTTTGATCAGATTAAAGAACTTGAGGCTTATGGCGAGATTGGATACCATTCGTACGCTCATCCAAGGATGACGAAGCTTAGCGATGAGGCATTAAGAGAGGACTTTCAAAAGGGCGTTGAGACCTTTGAAAAGCACATGGGTTATAAGCCAAAATATTTCGCAGTGCCATACGGCGAGATCGATAACAGAGTTGTCTCTTTGGCAAAAGAATTTGGCTTTTTAGCCCTTTTAAATCAAAACTCAGGTGCGGTTTCAGACAAGAGTGATGTTTACGATCTTTATAGAACACCAGTAATGAACGGTACCAAAATAGCACTAACGTTTAATAGCAAATTTTTAAATGCCCAGTGGATATTTCCAGATAGCTATCCACAAAATAATGCGATAGACAAACTCATTATAAAAACTGATACAAACGCTAGCGAAGGTAGTTTTTTTATGACTGGCTTTAATGGCTTTAAAAAAGTACCTATGACAAATGGTATTTTTGAGTGTAAATTTAACCCGCCTCTCGATAAACGCAAAGTTTTAATATCACTAAAAGTAGATCATCAACGAAGTACAAAACTTCTAATAAAGGACATCAATGCTAAATAA
- a CDS encoding phage antirepressor KilAC domain-containing protein, with amino-acid sequence MSSIVAFNDLNLEILEYQDTWSLSDRQVAEGFGVTQEAVRKQRTQGATEYIEGVHYYYKDMYNDGKGGLIESMDKSGGVSRNTQKMVFWTKKGIITLGFKLNKTPQTIAFRDWASDFILNSSNRPTTIQELLDNPRSLAELALRYADTLEENNRLEAQAIENKPYIAYAKTIESSKGSIKIGDYAKTLCNKEQGINTGQNRLFELMRELKILKENNEPYQKYSNMGYFEYKPQPFTKPNGEQCLDLITLITPRGQVKLAKKLIEAIKAKNTPRIKS; translated from the coding sequence ATGAGCTCAATAGTAGCATTTAATGATCTAAATTTAGAGATTTTGGAGTATCAAGACACGTGGAGCTTATCAGATAGGCAAGTAGCTGAGGGCTTTGGAGTTACACAAGAAGCAGTAAGAAAACAAAGAACGCAGGGAGCGACTGAATACATCGAGGGCGTGCATTATTATTACAAAGATATGTATAACGATGGCAAAGGTGGCTTAATAGAAAGCATGGACAAATCGGGCGGGGTGTCAAGAAATACCCAGAAAATGGTCTTTTGGACTAAAAAAGGCATTATTACTTTAGGATTTAAACTAAATAAAACACCTCAGACAATAGCCTTTAGGGACTGGGCGAGCGATTTTATCCTAAACAGCAGTAACCGCCCTACTACTATTCAAGAGCTTTTAGATAATCCTCGCTCACTTGCAGAACTAGCCCTAAGATACGCCGACACACTAGAGGAAAATAACCGCCTCGAAGCTCAGGCGATAGAAAATAAGCCTTATATTGCATATGCTAAGACAATTGAAAGCAGTAAAGGCAGTATTAAAATAGGCGATTATGCGAAAACGCTTTGCAATAAAGAGCAAGGCATAAATACAGGGCAAAACCGATTATTTGAATTGATGAGAGAGCTAAAGATTTTAAAAGAAAATAATGAGCCTTATCAAAAATATTCAAATATGGGTTATTTTGAATATAAACCACAACCATTTACAAAGCCAAACGGCGAGCAATGCTTAGACCTTATCACTCTAATAACGCCAAGGGGTCAAGTAAAATTAGCTAAAAAGCTAATCGAGGCTATAAAAGCTAAAAATACGCCTCGAATAAAGAGTTAA
- a CDS encoding thiamine-phosphate pyrophosphorylase: MTKDERIYRVIDANLNRLKEGLRVVEDIKRYVFDDAKLAYKIKSLRHKAKIPQKEFLKFRNSQEDVLKTSTKSEQARENLDEIITANFKRAQESARVLEECFKLINLEQAELFKSIRYELYELEKEL; this comes from the coding sequence ATGACTAAGGATGAGCGCATCTACCGAGTAATAGATGCGAATCTAAATAGGCTAAAAGAAGGGCTTCGCGTTGTTGAAGATATAAAAAGATATGTCTTTGATGACGCCAAGCTCGCCTATAAAATAAAATCCCTCCGCCACAAGGCAAAGATCCCACAAAAAGAATTTTTAAAATTTAGAAATTCACAAGAAGATGTCTTAAAAACTAGCACAAAAAGCGAGCAAGCTAGAGAAAATTTAGATGAGATAATCACTGCAAATTTCAAGCGTGCCCAGGAGAGCGCCCGCGTGCTTGAAGAGTGCTTTAAGCTCATAAATTTAGAACAAGCCGAGCTTTTTAAAAGCATAAGATACGAGCTTTATGAGCTTGAAAAAGAACTTTAA
- the frr gene encoding ribosome recycling factor — protein sequence MLNKIYETQKEGCEKAIASLKRDFTTLRTGKVNINIVDNVMVDYYGSPTPLNQVATVLTSDASTITITPWEKSMIKAISSAIQAANIGVNPNSDGESVKLFFPPMTVEQRQENAKHAKSMGEKAKVSIRNVRKDANDEVKKLEKDKAITEDESKKGQDEVQKITDTYTAKIDTLVKEKEAELLKI from the coding sequence ATGCTAAATAAAATTTACGAAACACAAAAAGAAGGCTGCGAAAAAGCAATAGCTTCATTAAAACGCGACTTTACAACACTTAGAACGGGCAAGGTAAACATTAATATCGTAGATAATGTAATGGTTGATTATTACGGCTCGCCAACTCCACTCAACCAAGTAGCCACTGTGCTTACAAGCGACGCTTCAACTATCACTATCACACCTTGGGAAAAAAGTATGATAAAAGCCATATCATCGGCTATTCAAGCAGCAAATATCGGCGTCAATCCAAATAGTGATGGTGAGAGTGTCAAGCTATTTTTTCCACCTATGACAGTTGAGCAACGCCAAGAAAATGCAAAACATGCAAAATCAATGGGAGAAAAAGCCAAAGTCAGTATAAGAAATGTAAGAAAAGATGCAAATGATGAAGTCAAAAAGCTTGAAAAAGACAAAGCTATAACTGAGGACGAGAGTAAAAAGGGACAGGATGAGGTTCAAAAGATAACTGACACCTACACTGCAAAAATCGATACTCTTGTAAAAGAGAAAGAGGCTGAGCTTTTAAAAATCTAA
- a CDS encoding helix-turn-helix transcriptional regulator, which produces MNPLTIKSNALTPKETAQYLGISIATLWRFMKRDDFPKPKRLTERTIRFLKSDLDTYLQDRSA; this is translated from the coding sequence ATGAACCCATTAACCATTAAAAGCAATGCGCTAACTCCAAAAGAAACAGCGCAGTATTTAGGCATTTCAATCGCCACATTATGGCGTTTTATGAAGCGCGACGATTTTCCGAAGCCTAAACGCCTAACCGAGCGCACAATACGCTTTTTAAAAAGTGACCTTGACACATATTTACAAGATAGGAGCGCGTAA
- a CDS encoding tyrosine-type recombinase/integrase, translating into MASFANDLALKKFTLKNKIREWIKDDGVKFLYVLAYKTQKETTKTFYFKYQESDEKRTTKQIRLGKYPSITLAEARAKALELEKLRDRGEDLQLATAKQKAITFKDVADEWIEKEQSKSLVSTNKQIGRVKNHLIFYLGSKEITALKRRDYTQVIEQIQARETKRGLTHETSERTFRLLRKILDLAVNKGYIEHNPTRDIIFNDTFKTSSNNHYKAITEPSKLKELLRAMQDYQGSFCTKQALIFGVHTFLRSANVRELKWQYVDFENNLITFPGEAMKLREVFYMPMSKQVKKLLKTMLEHKRGDFVFPSGISATRPLSDSTLNQAIKRLGFGDEMVFHGLRTTASTLLNENIKNHGFSSDVIELCLDHKERSSVKAIYDRSQRLDERAKLMQWWSDYLDEVKGG; encoded by the coding sequence ATGGCAAGCTTTGCGAACGATTTGGCACTAAAAAAATTTACACTCAAAAATAAAATTCGTGAGTGGATAAAAGATGACGGAGTGAAATTTTTATATGTGCTTGCATACAAGACCCAAAAAGAAACCACCAAAACATTTTATTTCAAATATCAAGAGAGCGACGAGAAGCGAACAACAAAACAAATCAGGCTAGGCAAATATCCAAGCATTACGCTAGCAGAAGCAAGAGCAAAAGCTTTGGAGCTAGAGAAGCTAAGAGATAGGGGCGAGGATTTACAGCTAGCCACAGCAAAGCAAAAGGCTATCACGTTTAAAGATGTAGCCGATGAGTGGATAGAAAAAGAGCAGAGTAAAAGCCTAGTATCGACCAATAAGCAAATAGGGCGTGTAAAAAATCATCTCATCTTTTATTTAGGCAGCAAAGAGATAACAGCTCTAAAGCGTAGAGATTATACGCAGGTAATCGAGCAGATACAAGCGCGAGAAACGAAAAGAGGGCTAACCCACGAAACATCAGAGCGAACATTTAGGCTACTCCGTAAAATCTTAGATTTAGCAGTAAATAAGGGCTACATCGAACACAATCCAACACGAGATATTATTTTTAATGATACTTTCAAGACCTCATCAAATAACCACTACAAGGCAATAACCGAGCCAAGCAAGCTAAAAGAGCTATTAAGAGCAATGCAGGACTATCAAGGCTCTTTTTGCACTAAGCAAGCGTTAATCTTTGGCGTGCATACCTTTTTACGTAGTGCAAATGTAAGAGAACTAAAATGGCAATACGTGGATTTTGAGAATAATTTAATCACGTTTCCAGGCGAGGCGATGAAGTTAAGAGAAGTTTTTTATATGCCAATGAGTAAGCAGGTCAAGAAGCTTTTAAAAACAATGCTAGAGCATAAAAGGGGCGATTTTGTCTTTCCTAGTGGCATAAGTGCGACAAGACCGCTAAGCGATAGCACACTCAACCAAGCAATTAAGCGGTTAGGCTTTGGCGATGAAATGGTATTTCACGGCTTACGCACGACAGCAAGCACCCTATTAAATGAAAACATCAAAAATCACGGCTTTAGCAGTGATGTGATAGAGCTTTGCCTCGACCACAAAGAGCGAAGCAGTGTTAAAGCAATTTACGACCGAAGCCAAAGGCTGGACGAGAGGGCGAAGCTAATGCAGTGGTGGAGCGATTATTTAGACGAAGTGAAAGGTGGGTAA